Within the Eleginops maclovinus isolate JMC-PN-2008 ecotype Puerto Natales chromosome 13, JC_Emac_rtc_rv5, whole genome shotgun sequence genome, the region ttttatatgtttatgGTATGTATTCTCTGTGATATCAGATCCTGAGTACTTCAGGAcactgtgaagcactttgaactgcagtCCTTGTATGAAAGGTGCTTTGCAGataaagattattattattgagctgataaataaatactaccGTAACCATTGACAGGTTTTCAGTTAATTCTGCTCCTCTGTGATGTCACTGCGGAGCGTCCTGGCGTCGCCTCACCTGCTCCTttatctcctccttctcctcctcgtGACTGGGGCTGGTGgactgatttgtgtttgtgcacaaaCAGCAATTACTGGGGAAGGGGGGGACCTGCTGCATGTAGCCTTGACTGGATCACTAATTGAAATCTTACCCAGCAAATAAATTAACAGCATTAACACACAGAGTCTGCCTACACCTGCAGACTGGAggggtgagagaggagaggtgagagaggagaggtgagacaggAGAGGGTGAGACAGAAACTGacggagaaaaacaaagtgcaaaatcgtcctaaaatgtgtaaaagttCACAGGATCAGACGATGTGCAGAGAGATTTGATATTCATATTTCACCCTGCACTATAACTCTACCATCTGACTGATTTCagatttatcatttatttatatactgtatatatactgtatatgtaccTTTATTTAATTCTTTTCTAGTTTCTTTAAGCTTTGACAGGTTTTCAGTTGAGAAGCTGGATCAGTAACCAGACTCGCCTCTAAACCTGCAGCCGCTGAGAGAGAGGACTGAGAGAGAGggctgaggagagaggagagaggactgAGGACTGATGAGAGAGGACTGAGGACTGATGAGAGAGGACTGAGGACTGATGAGAGAGGACTGAGGAGAGAGGACTGAGGAGAGAAAGGGCTGAGGAGAGAGgactgaggagagagagggctgAGGAGAGAGGGCTGAGGAGAGAGGACTGAGGACTGATGAGAGAGGACTGAGGAGAGAGGGCTGAGAAGAGAGGGCTGAGGAGAGAGGGCTGAGGAGAGAGGGCTGAGAGAGAGGGCTGAGAGAGAGGGCTGAGAGAGAGGACTGAGGAGAGAGGGCTGAGAGAGAGGGCTGAGAGAGAGGACTGAGAGAGGGCTGAGGAGAGAGGGCTGAGGCACTGCTGTAGTACAGTACTACAGTAGTACAGTAGAgcagtagtagtacagtactaCAGTAGTACAGTAGAgcagtagtagtacagtagagcagtagtagtacagtagagcagtagtagtacagtactaCAGTAGTACAGTATAGTGTAGTATTTGTACTCTGCAGCTTGTAGTAGTGGGGGTGGTCTGTGGTGACAGACTTTGAAGAAACGCTGTGTTCATCCCATCTGACGGGGAATGATCCATAATGAGGTTGGAAGAACCACgtgttcttgtttttctgtacaCCCCCTCTTCACCatgcttccccccccccccgaccccccCAGGATCTTTGGGTTTCTGCCAATGAGCGCAGCATTGAGTCTTTCCTTCCCGGAGACAGAAACCCCGCTCTGCTGCAGATCACCAATGACAGCCGGCCCCCTccaccccccaaacacacactttcactccACAGAGTTACAAAGTGCACCTCGTGGTCACACCCCCCTGGATACCCCCACCACCGTGCACAGAGAAACACCCCTCACCATGTTAATGTACCGCTGAGGTCTGAGCATGCAGAGCGGCTCCTCTTCAGTTCATCACGGAGTCTGACTGCTGCGGTTTATCTGCTGTAattcaaatatgtttgaaaGATTTAAGAACAGAGTGTTTCTCAGTATATTTCTACTTAAACATGTCATTCTGAGAAATAATATTCAGTGTTACCCCCCGGGTACCACTGAAGCGtgcacacagaaaacaacatgatTGTTCATCGCTGGAATCTAATCCTGCTTTCTactttgtttgcatttgttgGAATCTTAAATTAGGGTCTCCTTTGCAGACGAGGGTTATTAAACCAGAATGAAAGTCTCAGGCTGACAGTAAAGAGACCCTCCTCCCTCAGCATCAATACCATATGTAATATTCTGGGATGTCTTTTATACTACGTTTGTAAAGCATGACTCCTGCCTGTACCAGTGTACTCACTACACGACACTCACTACTTTAACCTAGAGTGAAACCCAGTGGTTCTGATCGTGGAGGGTTAGAAGACTTTAAGCCGCAGTTGGAGATTTATAAAAAGCCtgatttccatttcctgtttgtccCCTGAGTGTCGGGGATCCATTATTCAGCTCCGTATGAAGCCGATATTCCTCGAATGTGGGTCAGCCATGTTTTCCTTCTCAGGCAGACCCCTCCCCTTTCCATACAGccaaacagagaggaggaagacccCCAGCAACACCTCCAATGACTCCATGTCAAACTGCAGGGTCTCTGTGCTCAGAGAAGTGAAGCTGCGTGGAATAAAAACTGAGGGCAGGACTAAAAATCCAATGATCAATTCCTGTTCTTCCTTGATTTCTAAAGGAGGAAACAGCAAcgcttcctttttcttttaacaagAATACTAAATGGTCAAATGGTTGAACATTTAGGGGGTTGCAGAAACTCTCGAAAGTAATTTCACAATGAAAGCACTAATTTGATCTGTAAGTAGAGCTGACCAAGAGCAGAAACTCAGAAACACCTTCAGTAATAAGATGTCAACCTGCAGGGTCTCTGCACTTCAgcagagaataaaaacagagatggaGATGATCAAATACAATCTGTGTTCATTCAGATCTTTTCCtttaacagaaaagaaaaggtttttgtacttttcacttttaaacGTTCTACTCCAAAGTCCAATGAACGTTCAGATGTGCAAGGGGACTCCCTAAagcagtttcaaaataaaagccctacTCCTGGtttgaaagcaacatttttacCGATAAGTCCTACTTCTCTTCTATTAGCTCTTATCCAAACTTTAAACAATACCATTCATTTAGTTTCTTATGGGAAATAGATGGAAAGCAGAGAAACTGTTTcttaatatctttatttgttaaaggttttttttaccaCTTCAAATCTAAGTGCCTAGAGACCCACTGTGAAACTCTGGTGACCTCTAGTGGGGGTCTGGAGCCTCAGGTTGGGAATCATGTCTTTATTATGACGTCCAATAAACAACACAAGACTAATCTAATAACCATGTCTCCTATGTCTTTATATATTCATGAAGTTTAATTAAAGCCCTGTAAAGCAACGAGTCTGACAATAAGAATCTGTGAGGATGAGCATTCAGCGCACATCTGATTCCTGGGAGAGGCTCTGTGCAGACAGAAcgtttaaactaaaataaaatgcctGATGGATCAGCATGGGGGATTTCTTTGGAGGAGCAACTAGGCCACAACAAactttagaaatacatttgaagctGAGGAAACTGTGTTAAATATTAATGTGAGCcctgcagcctgcagcagcATCAGGGATAATCCCAGACCCTGACCTTAGAATAACAACAGGGAAGTCTGGACCCATTTTAACATATCTACAAAGATAAAAATGCTGGAAATATTCAGGCCCCTTGTGTAGGTagaggacaggaagcaggagagtAAAGTACAAGTTTGCCCCTGATATACTGCTgcatatcaaatatataaaagtcaCAAAGCACGAGGTTGCtgcttgaaaccttgaaaccttgaggAGGGTGAAATAGAAATAGTCAGACAATATGGAGCCTCAGATTCCAGTTCCCTCTTTAAACAGTCAGATAAAGAAATGTGCAATAGATGGGAAACAGGCTGCTTTACAATTAACAAGATGTGATGGGGGGTGGGGTCGTTACATCTCAAGAACCTCCTTAGTGGTCAGGAGGATAAACATAAAGCCTTGTTGAGTATTTTAGAAATACTGCACAGTCATGGGGTCAGTGCTTTCCCCTGAAATCTGTCCACACTCCACCCAGCAGGGGGCGGTGCTGCGCCTGTAACCCTGCTTCCTTCATGGAcacagaagaaggagaagaatcCTCAGTGCGCATGTCTGCTTCTCGGAGGATAAACAAACAGCCTCGGGACTCAGGTGATAAATAAAGACTCACACTCAGGTaaaactctctcacactcagGTAAACTCAGGTAACACTCTGACACTGACTCAGTACATGCAGTAACTCTTCCTTGTCTGGAGGTTTCATACTAAAGTAGCAGTGTGAGCTAGCTGTCGTTAGCATCGGCTTCAGAGTGAGTTAGCTTGAAGCTAGCTGCTGTTTCCTGACAACACTAAAGTTTATCTTCTAttcttgtgttgttgtgttgtgtttgagcCACATAGACCTTATCTGTAGTTTATTCCTGGCACATGAGCAGCTAATGCACGTTACATATGGAATCTGAACATTCACgttgtgattgtttttgtgatttctgCTTCTATTCATACTCTGTTTAATTCCTTATGTATTTAAGATTTGTATTCTTATTATCCCCGTGTTCTCATGTCTACTCTCTGTGTTCCTCTCTCATTCTGTAGCTGCTTTAACCCCTGAAAGTATCCCTTAATACAGCTCCACGTTATCTTAAAGCTGACCGTCCTGACGTTAGGCCGCTAGCTCCGGATTAGAGTCCACATGCTAACTGAGAAAGCGATCAGAGGGGAATGTGCTGTCAGCTGTTTGTAGCAAACAAGCTAACTGAGATACACACAGAGCCGTCCAGCTGACCCATCAGagctgaggagctgcagctcaggcagtctgagaaacatagAGCTTTCTGATCATTAGAGCATGTCCCACACTACATACGGAGATCAACCTGAACACACATGCTCAAAATGACTTCCTCCTAATTTGATATTTGTCTTAGAATTAGATTGTTTCCATATTGTTCATATTGTTCCCATGTTTTCCTCAGAACTTGTTTCTCAGGTTAATTTGACTTTTCTCTTAGAATTTCACAATGGTCAGattatgattttcttttctcaaaattctttaaaatgtgaaaatattttcagtgtttCAACTTTAAAACCTTTACACTTTATTTCCCAGTTTTTTGCccttttgattttcttgttAACCTTTTCTAAATTTTACTTTTTCtcataatttcacttttttctttgaatTAATATTTTAGCAGAATTTGACTTTAATTCTGAACATAAACTTTTCtcataaatgttcattttttttctcagaatttgaCAAAAACGTGTATATATATTGAAATGCcaaattaaaaccaaatatCCATTCCAGTTTTTTCCCTGAACATTAATCTGTGAAACTGCCGTTAAATGCTGCAGATCTAAAATGCTACGGTTATTTTAACAGAACAGGTGAAGTGAAAATAAGGTTGTCCGTAGCCTCCAGGTTACCCGACGGCTCCACCAGATCACTCCATGGTATTTGCTTGAGTACCAACCATTTTGAAACTGTTGTCGTTGGCGCTGCCCCCCCCAGCGACTACGTGTCGGCACCAGTGACGTCAGCTCGTTTACTCCAACATGTGACTCACATGTTGTGTCTGCAGATGTGACGATGGGGAagtctttctccctcctctcgaAGCAGACCGATGAGGGTCAGGACAGCATGACGTCTCctctggaggaagaagagacgGAGGACGGGAAGGTCGGAGACGTCTCGGCGTTCCCGTACTTTGAATTCACGGGACGGGACAGTGTGACGTGTCCCACCTGTCAGGGCACCGGCCGGATCCCCAGAGGTGACACAACTTTACTGACTCCTTAAAGCCCTGAGAGACTCGCTGGTTAACTAACAGCTGACCGCTCCTGTTTCAGGACAAGAGAACCAACTGGTGGCTCTGATCCCCTACAGCGACCAGAGGCTCCGGCCCCGCAGGACGTGAGGGATTACCTCTGGTTACACagtgttattacagtgtgtgtgtgtgtgtgtgtgtgttaagggggtgatgtgtttgtgtcctcTGCAGAAAGTTGTACGTGTCAGCGTCCGTGCTGCTCTGCCTGCTGCTGTCCAGCCTCGccgtcttcttcctcttcccgcGCTCCATCGATGTTTCCTATGTAGGCGTGAAGTCGGTGTTCGTCAGCTACGACCTGGAGAAGCGCAGCGTCTACCTCAACATCACGGTCAGAGAAACACAGGACGGAGAGATAACTCTGAACCCAGACTCAATGATCAAACATGTTAAAGAGT harbors:
- the LOC134874891 gene encoding transmembrane protein 106B-like produces the protein MGKSFSLLSKQTDEGQDSMTSPLEEEETEDGKVGDVSAFPYFEFTGRDSVTCPTCQGTGRIPRGQENQLVALIPYSDQRLRPRRTKLYVSASVLLCLLLSSLAVFFLFPRSIDVSYVGVKSVFVSYDLEKRSVYLNITNTLNITNNNYYSVQVANITAQVQFARSVIGKTRISNMMYISPLDMKQMDYMVPTIIADEMNYMYDYCTLQTIRVHNIVVMMQVTVTTTYFGHAEQVSQEMYQYVDCGGNTTSVRAGGSTFSLQQPNA